In Lentilactobacillus sp. SPB1-3, the sequence GGTTAACAACGGGATTCATGCTAGTTATGTCGGTAGTTATGCCATTATCGCCATGGTTAATGGATAATTTTAAGTTCAAGCCATTATATTTAACATTATTAGGAATTTTTGCTGTTGGTACAATAATCATTATCTTCGCACCCAACTTTCAGATTATGATGGTTGGAAGATTAATGGAAGCAATTAGTGTCGGAATCCTCTTTCCTTCGTACCAGTCCATCATTCTTGAAATCACACCTCAAAAACACCGAGGAGCTATTATGGGAACTGTGGGCTTGGTAATGGGATCTGCTTTGGCAGTTGGTCCGATTATTTCAGGTGTATTGTTACAGATTTTAAACTGGCAAGCAATTTTTGGCTTGTTCCTAGTCGTCTTACTGGTAGTGTTTATCTTGGCCTTACGAACAATCGTGAGCCCTCGAGAGATCAAGTCTAGCAACTTTGATTTTATTTCAGTGATTTATTCTTTGGGAATCATTGGTTTGCTTTACTTCATCAATGAAATTAAGTCGATGACGGTAACTAATTATACTAATTGGATTATTTTGGTGGTTTCAATCGTCTTATTATGGCTCTTTGTTCAACGTCAGCTATCATCAAAAACCCCATTACTTAGATTAGATATTTTGAAAATTACTAACTTTGATTTAGGGGTGGCTTTAACATCACTTTCTTACATGTCATTGATTACCGTGACTATCGTAATGCCACTGTATTATCAACAGGTATTAGGAATGTCACCATTGTGGTCAGGATTGTCATTGGTTCCAGCGGCAGCACTACTTTCATGGCTTAATCGTCGTAGTGGTAAAATGGCTGACCGAGTGGGATTCAAACCAACAATTATGATCGGTTTTGG encodes:
- a CDS encoding MFS transporter, with the translated sequence MELTDKARKWFVATLLVGTFTMSISQSSLSTAYPTFMKYFNLPASTIAWLTTGFMLVMSVVMPLSPWLMDNFKFKPLYLTLLGIFAVGTIIIIFAPNFQIMMVGRLMEAISVGILFPSYQSIILEITPQKHRGAIMGTVGLVMGSALAVGPIISGVLLQILNWQAIFGLFLVVLLVVFILALRTIVSPREIKSSNFDFISVIYSLGIIGLLYFINEIKSMTVTNYTNWIILVVSIVLLWLFVQRQLSSKTPLLRLDILKITNFDLGVALTSLSYMSLITVTIVMPLYYQQVLGMSPLWSGLSLVPAAALLSWLNRRSGKMADRVGFKPTIMIGFGLFIVGWLLLFAISDMHSIWLAIIGSMVVEAGNAFAMMPATTLGANSLSDDLIPHGSSIIATIRQIMGSTAIVVATVILGNGNFKGVFLTFLILEIIAMLLVFVIKDSTKKKVS